A single genomic interval of Clostridium facile harbors:
- a CDS encoding glycosyl hydrolase: MKKIKRLCAVGLCLAIIAATASTSLQMVSAIETESFSQKISSLYQEPEMEYKPETRWWLAEGSHTDETLLESIQELYDAGFGAVEFVTLDESKYLDNQRYAWGSEEWIHDSHLIVEKCTELGMGVSFTSGTNWGTANLVSITPDDEAAAQQLGYKSQDFAAGEHYQGILPTPELPDKVTKMRLERVITAKKSQTSAENTTHLVEGSLTDITNMATQNSDSSWSIDYTAPTDGDYVLIAFWQYGTGETFKPAISDSFTINYYSREGADALIEYWNENVLDDSLKEMILENGDVSMYMDSLEAQPSGDYSTGNFWSADYLQEFQERRGYDLSPYLPVIVLNSYGPFAKEFQYTYTIEGQEILCEKIRNDLYQTNTELYMEECLDVLTEWLHSFGMTLRAENSYGEFLDYSQPVKSLDWVETESWEFHSEIDELRNQAGAAHLYGKTYSSETGAIVGQNYLHNNDYFRQIFYTQFASGVQRTVLHGYSSAYGPEQNTNWPGYEGMGATISERFNKRQPGFVDYPELNTHLSRLQKVLRQGTIKMDVGILRTDYSLNNTWWLNTESYDDNYMRQNKGLHWQDTSLQNAGYTYDYFSPMLLQDQDISCTNGQIQADGVGYQALIVYQDNMPYETAKVLYEWAKSGLPVVIVDGPTEDLIRCFVYDKNESAALHTTYNDGKDNEMLALMEQIRQLDNVAVIQSQDQADDALLSLGIHPRAEYIEPNSKLLSVVRQAEDASYLFLYNYMYTDQTNYQGQVSVEGTYKPYVLDTWTGKTTELAEYKYQDNRTILNVDLAPGDVMVFALDPNANDDTTVIMKNNVDQVVVEDGKTMMYVPDSGKSALIYSDGTTYETENNTVPEDITLDQWNLTVQDWQPGEKLTRTEDRGLGYTTTEVTYDTNKVDINVGETELIPWKEIPKVGKDVSGVGTYTTTFTLPENWNQKDNALIFNADSFGGGTAAVFVNGQQAEVNMDNCTANLSKYVQPGENTLEVRVTSSLTNRMVALGRVSAEPDDYGLIGNVVLNTYTKVAVTDTEQPTPSNPSETPSETPNPSNPNQPDGTDSPQTGDTVPVFGITALLLTVGTLAIIRKRR; encoded by the coding sequence ATGAAAAAAATAAAACGCCTTTGTGCTGTAGGTCTGTGTTTGGCAATCATCGCAGCAACTGCTTCTACCAGTCTACAGATGGTTTCTGCAATAGAAACAGAATCTTTTTCGCAAAAAATATCTTCCTTATATCAGGAACCGGAAATGGAATACAAACCGGAAACCCGCTGGTGGTTGGCGGAAGGATCCCATACAGATGAAACATTGTTGGAATCCATACAGGAACTATATGACGCAGGTTTTGGCGCAGTGGAATTTGTTACCTTAGATGAATCGAAATATCTAGATAACCAGCGGTATGCATGGGGTTCAGAAGAGTGGATCCATGATTCCCACCTAATTGTTGAAAAATGTACAGAACTGGGGATGGGGGTCAGCTTTACCAGTGGGACAAACTGGGGTACAGCAAACTTAGTGAGCATTACACCGGATGATGAAGCTGCTGCCCAACAGCTGGGGTATAAATCTCAAGATTTTGCGGCGGGGGAACATTATCAAGGTATACTCCCTACCCCAGAGCTTCCTGATAAGGTAACCAAAATGAGGTTGGAACGGGTTATCACCGCAAAAAAATCACAAACATCTGCAGAAAATACCACTCATTTGGTAGAAGGCAGTTTAACTGATATCACTAATATGGCAACCCAAAATAGCGATAGCAGTTGGTCGATTGATTATACTGCCCCTACAGATGGAGATTATGTGTTGATAGCATTCTGGCAATATGGAACAGGAGAAACTTTTAAACCTGCAATTTCTGATTCCTTCACTATCAACTATTATTCCAGGGAAGGTGCTGACGCCTTAATTGAATACTGGAATGAAAATGTTTTGGATGATTCGTTAAAAGAAATGATTTTAGAAAACGGAGATGTTTCCATGTACATGGATTCTCTAGAAGCGCAACCTTCTGGAGATTACAGTACAGGAAACTTTTGGTCCGCGGATTATCTCCAGGAATTCCAAGAACGTCGTGGTTATGATTTAAGTCCTTACCTACCAGTTATCGTTCTAAACAGCTATGGCCCATTTGCAAAAGAATTCCAATATACATACACCATTGAAGGACAGGAAATCCTCTGCGAAAAAATCAGGAATGACCTGTATCAAACCAATACCGAATTGTATATGGAAGAATGTTTAGATGTCTTGACAGAATGGCTCCACAGTTTTGGCATGACATTGCGAGCGGAAAATTCTTACGGTGAATTTTTGGATTATTCCCAGCCAGTGAAGAGCCTAGATTGGGTAGAAACGGAATCATGGGAATTCCACTCTGAAATTGACGAGCTCCGTAATCAGGCAGGAGCCGCCCATTTATATGGAAAAACCTATTCTTCTGAAACAGGTGCAATTGTAGGGCAAAACTATCTGCATAACAATGATTATTTCCGCCAGATTTTCTATACCCAGTTTGCTTCTGGCGTCCAAAGGACAGTATTACATGGCTATTCTTCCGCTTATGGCCCGGAACAAAACACCAACTGGCCAGGATACGAAGGGATGGGAGCAACTATTTCGGAACGTTTCAACAAACGTCAGCCAGGTTTTGTGGATTATCCAGAATTGAATACCCATCTATCCCGTTTACAAAAGGTATTGCGCCAGGGAACTATAAAGATGGATGTAGGTATTCTCCGCACTGATTACAGCCTAAATAATACCTGGTGGTTAAATACAGAAAGCTACGATGACAACTATATGCGCCAAAATAAAGGATTGCATTGGCAGGATACTTCCCTCCAAAACGCAGGCTATACCTATGATTATTTTTCGCCAATGTTGTTGCAGGATCAGGATATTTCCTGTACCAATGGACAAATCCAAGCAGATGGAGTTGGCTATCAGGCTTTGATTGTTTATCAGGATAACATGCCTTACGAAACCGCAAAAGTACTGTATGAATGGGCAAAATCTGGCCTACCTGTCGTAATTGTAGATGGACCTACCGAAGATTTAATCCGTTGCTTTGTCTACGATAAAAATGAAAGTGCCGCTTTACATACCACTTATAATGATGGCAAAGATAACGAGATGCTTGCTCTGATGGAACAAATAAGACAACTTGACAATGTTGCAGTAATTCAAAGCCAAGACCAGGCAGATGATGCATTACTCAGTCTTGGTATTCACCCTCGCGCTGAATACATAGAACCAAATTCCAAACTGCTTTCGGTTGTACGTCAAGCGGAGGATGCAAGTTATTTATTCTTGTATAACTATATGTATACAGATCAGACAAACTATCAAGGTCAGGTATCTGTTGAGGGAACCTATAAACCATATGTATTGGATACTTGGACTGGGAAAACAACGGAATTAGCAGAATACAAATACCAAGATAACAGAACTATTTTAAACGTTGACCTTGCCCCAGGAGATGTTATGGTCTTTGCTTTGGATCCTAACGCTAATGATGATACAACCGTCATCATGAAAAACAATGTGGACCAAGTGGTAGTAGAAGATGGAAAAACCATGATGTATGTTCCGGACTCTGGAAAATCAGCGTTAATCTACAGTGATGGTACAACCTATGAAACGGAAAACAACACAGTTCCAGAAGATATTACATTGGATCAATGGAACCTGACAGTACAAGATTGGCAGCCAGGGGAAAAACTGACCCGTACAGAGGACAGAGGGTTAGGCTATACCACTACAGAAGTGACCTATGATACCAATAAAGTGGATATCAACGTGGGGGAAACCGAATTAATTCCATGGAAAGAGATCCCGAAAGTGGGGAAAGATGTATCTGGAGTAGGAACCTATACCACAACCTTCACTTTACCGGAAAATTGGAATCAAAAAGACAACGCATTAATATTTAACGCGGATTCCTTTGGTGGAGGGACAGCAGCAGTCTTTGTCAACGGGCAACAAGCAGAAGTCAACATGGATAATTGTACCGCTAACCTCTCTAAATACGTACAACCTGGAGAGAACACATTGGAAGTTCGAGTAACCAGTAGCCTTACCAACCGAATGGTTGCATTAGGCAGAGTGAGTGCGGAACCAGACGATTATGGATTAATCGGTAACGTAGTGTTAAATACTTATACCAAAGTAGCGGTAACAGATACGGAACAGCCTACTCCATCCAATCCATCTGAAACACCATCCGAAACTCCAAACCCATCCAATCCAAACCAACCAGATGGAACTGACTCACCACAAACAGGCGATACTGTCCCAGTTTTCGGAATTACTGCACTTTTGCTTACGGTGGGTACGCTGGCAATCATCCGCAAAAGAAGATAA
- a CDS encoding polysaccharide deacetylase family protein, producing the protein MKNRAEKNKKNFFIRIITLILAIILFSIASCMAVVLHQRTREQSDLQLKNTAYHKVDPQRDIGEKQEKTECTSHYVYDIQYPQLNQEEIDQDIATMVDDIVNHFIENHKQNKPKNLDERPVLSIDYESYQATDQLASILFTTTVSVKGEEIAKQYTGVSYQISTKQKVGLTDIFQNQFVDPLSTKLERYFTRKNQYQNYLKDISLKPQLQNWLTESPQFVLTKENCKFIFNYNTIFPNEIGICTAVIPWNELQDIMKPGLTTPTQPDQKEENPSSGTSPEQPQPPTEAPKPDDTPPSQPPSNQPTKNGKPLLALTFDDGPKASSTERILTLLEQNNAKATFFVVGPQAKQYPDTLRRAVNMGCEIGNHTMDHLTLTKQTPEVMISQVDQTNQIVKEIAGVSPRLVRPPGGAVNDTVKSTLSQPLVLWSVDTRDWKTRNAQATIDHIRKNAAPGQIILMHDIYSTTADACDTIIPELAKQYQLVTVSELFEAYGISMTGGKTYSQAE; encoded by the coding sequence ATGAAAAATAGAGCAGAAAAAAACAAAAAAAATTTTTTTATCCGTATTATAACCTTAATTTTGGCAATTATTTTATTTAGTATTGCCAGTTGTATGGCAGTTGTCTTGCATCAACGTACTAGGGAACAAAGCGATTTACAATTAAAAAATACTGCATATCACAAAGTAGATCCACAGCGAGATATTGGTGAAAAACAGGAAAAAACAGAATGTACCAGCCACTATGTATATGATATCCAGTATCCGCAATTAAATCAAGAGGAAATAGATCAGGATATTGCCACAATGGTAGATGACATTGTCAATCATTTTATTGAAAACCATAAGCAAAATAAGCCCAAAAATCTTGACGAACGTCCAGTGCTATCTATTGATTATGAAAGTTATCAAGCGACTGATCAATTAGCTTCTATTTTATTTACTACTACAGTGTCTGTAAAAGGGGAAGAAATCGCAAAACAATACACTGGCGTTTCCTATCAAATTTCTACAAAACAAAAAGTTGGATTAACAGATATTTTTCAGAATCAATTTGTAGACCCTCTCTCTACAAAATTGGAACGATATTTTACCCGAAAAAACCAATATCAAAATTACTTGAAAGATATTTCTCTAAAACCCCAGCTTCAGAATTGGTTAACAGAATCCCCTCAATTTGTACTGACCAAAGAAAACTGTAAATTCATTTTTAATTATAATACCATTTTTCCGAATGAAATTGGGATTTGTACCGCTGTAATTCCTTGGAATGAACTACAGGATATTATGAAACCAGGGTTAACCACTCCAACACAACCAGATCAAAAAGAAGAAAATCCTAGTTCTGGTACTTCTCCTGAGCAACCCCAACCGCCAACAGAAGCACCAAAACCTGATGATACACCACCTTCTCAGCCGCCATCTAATCAACCAACTAAAAATGGTAAACCACTATTAGCGTTAACCTTTGATGATGGTCCGAAAGCATCTTCTACCGAAAGAATTTTGACCTTATTAGAACAAAATAATGCAAAAGCCACTTTTTTTGTTGTGGGACCACAAGCAAAACAATATCCTGATACATTACGACGAGCTGTAAACATGGGATGTGAAATTGGAAACCATACAATGGATCATCTTACGCTTACCAAACAGACACCAGAAGTAATGATATCTCAAGTAGACCAGACAAACCAGATTGTAAAAGAAATAGCTGGAGTGTCACCCCGTTTGGTACGTCCACCAGGAGGTGCCGTAAACGATACTGTAAAATCCACCCTATCTCAGCCTTTAGTGCTATGGTCTGTAGATACAAGAGATTGGAAAACACGAAATGCACAGGCTACGATAGACCATATTAGAAAAAATGCTGCCCCAGGCCAAATTATTTTGATGCATGATATCTATAGCACAACAGCAGATGCATGTGATACAATAATACCAGAGTTAGCAAAACAATACCAGTTGGTTACAGTGAGCGAACTTTTTGAAGCGTATGGAATCTCAATGACAGGGGGAAAAACATATTCCCAAGCAGAATAA
- a CDS encoding ROK family transcriptional regulator encodes MEQSGISKLDLKRCNRMQILKLLRQHGPTSRIDISRSLELTRAAVTIITNEMMENGILYKKGEANPNGKKATRGRKKVLIDIAPNYKFVFGVVVDRGVISVGLSNLNGDVLGKRSERLPDMLNVQRMLDSIARHAKDIKAESCLTNDQILGMGLCIPTQHFTELGVIPKGEKMDFTPLTKPLEEILGYRVVAEELVNSLALADIDFGYEEDKKPRNMVFVRYRKDITSSVIIDNSIYFGIHHNACQFGHLVVDPNGQHCKFCGCDGCLSTIISGEAMTKKIDAIYSPENTPKLFAALGPDSKAPGQRVLNEANLFGDPKICDIIADCAKYFAMAIINTVRMYDSEKIVFFGKMFENSALVNFLRQQLSSYLDSEMLSLISISKIKTKAIYLAGCSTAVRELFIKRGGLDDNSFIETED; translated from the coding sequence ATGGAACAGTCCGGTATTAGCAAGTTAGATCTAAAACGTTGTAACCGTATGCAAATTCTTAAATTACTCCGCCAGCACGGACCTACTTCCAGAATAGACATCTCTCGTTCATTAGAGCTTACACGGGCAGCTGTTACAATTATCACAAATGAAATGATGGAAAATGGCATTTTATATAAAAAAGGAGAGGCAAACCCAAACGGAAAAAAAGCAACCAGAGGGCGAAAAAAAGTTTTAATTGATATTGCGCCCAACTATAAATTTGTGTTTGGTGTAGTGGTAGACCGTGGTGTGATTAGTGTTGGTTTATCTAACCTTAATGGAGATGTTCTCGGTAAACGTTCGGAACGTCTGCCTGATATGTTAAACGTACAACGGATGCTAGATTCTATTGCACGCCATGCAAAAGATATTAAAGCGGAAAGTTGTTTAACCAATGATCAAATCCTTGGAATGGGGCTTTGTATCCCAACCCAACACTTTACAGAACTTGGCGTGATTCCAAAAGGAGAAAAGATGGATTTTACTCCTTTGACAAAGCCGTTAGAAGAAATATTAGGATACCGTGTTGTGGCAGAAGAATTGGTAAACTCTCTTGCTTTAGCTGATATTGATTTTGGTTACGAAGAAGATAAAAAACCTCGTAATATGGTGTTTGTTCGCTACCGTAAGGATATTACATCATCTGTAATTATTGACAACTCCATTTATTTTGGGATCCATCATAACGCATGCCAATTTGGCCATTTAGTAGTGGATCCAAATGGCCAACACTGCAAATTCTGTGGATGTGACGGCTGTTTAAGTACCATTATTTCAGGGGAAGCAATGACTAAAAAAATAGATGCTATCTACTCTCCTGAAAACACCCCTAAACTATTTGCTGCTTTAGGGCCAGATTCAAAGGCACCAGGGCAACGTGTTTTAAATGAGGCAAATTTATTTGGTGACCCAAAAATTTGTGATATTATTGCGGATTGTGCTAAATATTTTGCAATGGCAATTATTAACACTGTTCGAATGTATGACTCAGAAAAAATTGTATTTTTTGGAAAAATGTTTGAAAATTCTGCTTTGGTAAACTTTCTACGGCAACAGCTTTCTTCTTATTTAGATTCTGAAATGCTCAGCCTAA
- a CDS encoding AraC family transcriptional regulator codes for MESYREMMKYFENLDPCIEIAIQKAQDFSNRMSGQWKRTSCFDKQEYVLDQKMNIHTDINIQDQENIAVSFHIWETQYDKTQQQLNIKQLHNHDFYEINYVYQGEIINHLLDNTIKQGKGQIVLMNPYAYHSPEIVTKDTMLFNIMIRKEFSTEVLSNPTMHNSSLTNLFLDTSLGMSPIHPYLVFENTPYTTLILHQMILEYYLNRPYSQQVISAKLIELWSMFARQRTEKMQMENLKNHYPETVSNILEYISNHCANVSLMEVAEKFGFSDNYLSHYIKKHTGYKFNEILLQFKMQNAIGYLLHTNFSLDKISELIGYNDISYFSKVFRKTFGVSPGKYRSQHK; via the coding sequence ATGGAGAGTTATAGAGAAATGATGAAGTATTTTGAAAATCTGGATCCATGTATTGAGATAGCAATACAAAAAGCACAGGATTTTTCCAACCGGATGTCTGGGCAGTGGAAAAGGACTTCCTGTTTTGATAAACAAGAATATGTGTTGGATCAAAAAATGAATATCCACACTGATATCAATATTCAAGATCAGGAGAACATTGCGGTATCTTTTCATATCTGGGAGACACAATACGATAAGACGCAACAACAGCTTAATATTAAACAGTTGCACAACCATGATTTTTATGAGATTAACTATGTATATCAAGGAGAAATTATCAACCATCTTTTGGATAATACAATAAAGCAGGGAAAAGGCCAAATTGTATTAATGAATCCATATGCCTATCATTCTCCAGAAATTGTAACAAAAGATACCATGTTGTTTAATATCATGATTCGAAAAGAGTTTTCTACTGAGGTATTGAGTAATCCAACTATGCATAATTCCAGTTTAACCAACTTGTTTTTGGATACCAGTTTGGGGATGAGTCCGATCCACCCTTATTTAGTCTTTGAAAATACTCCATATACTACCTTGATTTTACACCAGATGATTTTGGAATATTATTTGAACCGTCCATATTCCCAACAGGTTATTTCAGCAAAGTTAATCGAATTATGGTCTATGTTTGCACGCCAGAGAACGGAGAAAATGCAGATGGAAAACCTGAAAAATCATTATCCAGAAACGGTTTCTAATATTTTGGAGTATATTAGTAACCATTGTGCAAATGTTAGTTTAATGGAAGTGGCAGAGAAATTTGGTTTCTCGGACAATTATTTATCCCACTACATAAAAAAACACACTGGATATAAATTTAATGAAATTCTTTTACAGTTTAAAATGCAAAATGCGATTGGGTATCTGTTACATACCAACTTTTCTTTGGATAAAATATCAGAGTTAATTGGTTATAATGATATCAGTTATTTTAGTAAGGTATTCCGCAAAACATTTGGGGTTTCACCTGGAAAATACCGCAGCCAACATAAATAA
- a CDS encoding P-II family nitrogen regulator — translation MKLLILVLNNVSKLDNLMVELANQGVKGATIINSTGMAHSLYNHQESKLMNSLKALLDPDLPDNKTIFTVVDDEQEAIFVKVVEEVIGDLSKPNTGIMFTLPVSDVKGLSK, via the coding sequence ATGAAACTTTTGATTTTAGTATTGAATAATGTTAGTAAATTGGATAATTTAATGGTAGAGTTAGCAAACCAAGGAGTGAAGGGTGCTACTATTATTAATAGTACTGGTATGGCCCATTCTTTATATAATCATCAGGAAAGTAAATTGATGAACTCTTTGAAAGCTTTGTTGGATCCAGATTTACCAGATAATAAAACGATCTTTACCGTGGTGGATGATGAGCAGGAAGCTATTTTTGTGAAAGTAGTAGAGGAAGTAATTGGTGATTTAAGTAAACCTAATACAGGAATTATGTTTACCCTTCCTGTCAGTGATGTAAAAGGATTATCCAAATAA